Proteins from a single region of Starkeya sp. ORNL1:
- a CDS encoding FMN-binding negative transcriptional regulator: MLYTPSAFREDDVAAMHAHIEATGLACLVTVGAAGPLVSHVPLRLDRDAGPFGTLSGHLARANPQLEASDLSQSALAVFLLADAYVSPSWYASKAEHGRVVPTWNYSVVHARGRLELFDDREALMAQVAALTDRHEARFDAPWQANDAPADYLERQLRAIVGLRLRIEALEGKAKLSQNQKPADYAGVVAGLGASASETDRTVAAMMAAKRED; encoded by the coding sequence GATGTCGCGGCGATGCATGCGCACATCGAGGCGACCGGCCTTGCCTGCCTGGTGACGGTCGGCGCCGCCGGGCCGCTGGTCAGCCATGTGCCGCTGCGACTTGACCGGGACGCCGGGCCGTTCGGCACGCTGAGCGGACATCTCGCCCGCGCCAATCCGCAGCTCGAGGCCAGCGATCTTTCGCAATCGGCACTGGCGGTGTTCCTGCTTGCCGACGCTTATGTCTCGCCGTCCTGGTACGCCTCCAAGGCCGAGCATGGCCGCGTCGTGCCGACCTGGAACTACAGCGTCGTGCACGCCCGTGGCCGCCTCGAACTGTTCGACGACCGCGAGGCGCTGATGGCGCAGGTCGCCGCACTCACGGATCGCCACGAGGCGCGCTTCGACGCGCCCTGGCAGGCGAACGATGCGCCGGCGGATTATCTGGAGCGCCAGTTGCGCGCCATTGTCGGCCTGCGGCTGCGGATCGAGGCGCTGGAAGGCAAGGCCAAGCTGAGCCAGAACCAGAAGCCGGCGGACTATGCCGGGGTGGTCGCCGGGCTCGGCGCCTCCGCGAGCGAGACCGATCGCACGGTGGCCGCGATGATGGCGGCGAAGCGCGAGGACTGA
- a CDS encoding TIGR01620 family protein translates to MQDPSAPKSPRRPQAFRLDDPDVVLAEEGQSAPRGAIVVTPSLVLPDAPSEVPLPPAPPETSRWGTLFWTGLGGLVSMGVSLAVWRLIDDMFARSDWLGWLALAFAAALALATLVILGREVFGLMRLRTLNKLRLQAMEALAKDDRKLAEGVTRELLTIAKSSPRLFRARTELNSHLGAIIDGADLVRLTERHLMAPLDAEATALVSAAAKRVSIVTAVSPRAAVDLIFVLVTAIALVRRLAVLYGGRPGALGMFRLFRQVIAHLAVTGGMAAGDSLVQQVVGHGIAAKLSAKLGEGVVNGLLTARLGLAAIEVTRPLPFAALPAPAIRDVASGLITSKDTKDTEG, encoded by the coding sequence ATGCAAGATCCTTCAGCGCCCAAATCCCCTCGCCGCCCGCAAGCCTTCCGGCTCGATGATCCGGATGTCGTGCTCGCAGAGGAAGGCCAGAGCGCGCCGCGCGGCGCCATCGTGGTGACGCCCTCGCTGGTGCTGCCCGACGCGCCCAGCGAGGTGCCGTTGCCGCCTGCCCCGCCCGAGACGTCGCGCTGGGGCACGCTGTTCTGGACCGGGCTCGGCGGCCTGGTCTCGATGGGCGTCAGCCTCGCGGTGTGGCGGCTGATCGACGACATGTTCGCCCGTTCCGACTGGCTCGGCTGGCTGGCGCTCGCCTTCGCCGCCGCACTCGCCTTGGCCACGCTGGTCATTCTCGGGCGCGAAGTGTTTGGGCTGATGCGGCTGCGCACGCTCAACAAGCTGCGCCTGCAGGCCATGGAGGCGCTGGCGAAGGACGATCGCAAGCTGGCGGAGGGCGTGACGCGGGAGTTGCTCACCATCGCCAAATCCTCGCCCCGGCTGTTTCGCGCCCGCACCGAGCTCAACTCCCATCTCGGCGCCATCATCGACGGCGCCGATCTGGTGCGGCTGACCGAGCGGCACCTGATGGCCCCGCTCGATGCCGAGGCGACCGCTTTGGTCTCCGCGGCGGCGAAACGCGTCTCCATCGTCACCGCGGTGAGCCCGCGCGCGGCGGTCGATCTCATCTTCGTGCTGGTCACGGCGATCGCCCTGGTGCGGCGGCTCGCCGTGCTCTATGGCGGGCGGCCCGGCGCGCTCGGCATGTTCCGCCTGTTCCGCCAGGTCATTGCCCATCTTGCCGTCACCGGAGGCATGGCCGCGGGGGATTCGCTGGTCCAGCAGGTGGTCGGCCACGGCATCGCGGCGAAGCTTTCGGCCAAGCTCGGCGAAGGCGTGGTGAACGGCCTGCTGACCGCCCGGCTCGGCCTAGCGGCGATCGAGGTGACGCGCCCGCTCCCCTTCGCCGCGCTGCCCGCCCCGGCGATCCGGGATGTCGCCTCCGGCCTGATCACGAGCAAGGACACGAAGGACACCGAGGGCTGA